The nucleotide window ACCGTCGCACCGGCCAATTTCTGTTTCCGTGCCGCCTGCACAATTGCTTCAAAAAGCGGTTTCCCCTTGTGCTTCTCCTTTTCACCGAAAAAAATCCGCAATAAAGTCATCTCCTGTTTAATCATTCCCCGTTCTCCTTTTCAAACAAGTTTCCCGATCATGAGGCCGGCTATAAGAAATAAAACCCCGGAAATATTTTGGGCCAGCATATTGGTTGCCGCCAGCAGCCACTCTGAGTCCTGAAGTAAAGCCTGGGTCTCAAACACAAATGTTGAAAAAGTTGTAAACGCCCCCATAAAACCGACCAACACGATGGTCCGGATATCGCTGGATATCTGAAACCGATTCTCCACAATCGCCCAGACCACGCCAAACATCAAACATCCGGTGATATTCACCACCAAAGTTCCCCAGGGAAAACTACCGCTGCTGCTCCGCTGTACGATTCCCGACAACCCATATCGGCTAAGTGTTCCCAATCCACCGGCCAATGCCACCAAGAGAAGTTTCATTATCATGCGTCCGCTCCTTTTTTTAGGCACCTTGATATTTTAAGCATCCCGGTCGCCTTTGCCGCCTGTTTTTTCAAATAAATCATTACATTCATGTTATTTTTTGGTATTATAGTACATTATTACTCCATCGAAAAATACCCAATAGTTTTCTTTTACCGGAGTGTTTATGGCATACCTTCCAAAAAACAATGCAACAAAGTTAAAAACAGCTTCAAAATTAAAAGCCGTTGACAAACGTATGCCCCTAAAAAAAAGCAAACAAAATCAACCGGATTTCATAAATTTTTTTAAAACATTTTTAAAAAACACCCATCCGGATTCCTATGCCGGTCTTTTAACCGAAATTCTCACCTTGAGCCGGATGGCAATTATCATTACGGATAAAAAAGGCACCATCAAATTTGTCAATGATCAATTTTCCCAAAGCTGCCACGCGAAAACACAAACATTTTTAGGAAAAAGCATCACCCTACTGGACCGCCGGCTCAAATCCGGTACTTTTTTCAAACAACTCCTTAAACAATTCCAACAGGGATTTGAAACCCCTCAATCACTGTCTTTTTCCTCTGGTCTCTGTCGTACCTTTGGCAATCATGCAACAATCACACCCCTGGCAGGCAGCCGGGGAAAACCGCGTTACTTCAGTATTACCTTCAAAGATAACTCCGGACAAAAACGTTCAGAAAAATTAATCTCTTATATGACTAATTACGATGCGCTCACCGACCTGCCTAATCGCAGCCTTTTCAACCAGCGCCTTACACTGGCTGTGACAGCTGCCTGTAAAAACAGGCATCAGCTTGCAGTCATTTTATTGGGACTTGATCGTTTTAAAGTTATCAACAATACACTGGGACATTCGGTTGGCGATCAACTCATCCAGGACGTGGGAAAACGCTTGTTGAAAAACCTCGATCCCAAAGACACGCTTGCTCGAATGGGGGGTGATGAATTTTTACTGTTATTCCCGGAGGTCCTTTCCTATCAGGAAACGTCCCGCAAAGCTCATCGAATTCTTGCATTATTCAGTAAATCATTCCAATTTGAAAATCAGGAAATATTTATCAAAGCCAGTATGGGAATCAGCCTTTTCCCGGAAGACGGCACCGGCCATCAACTGCTTCTGAAAAATGCCGATGCCGCCCTCAATGAAGCCAAACGGTCAGGCCGCAATCTTTTTAAATTTTATACTGCCAAGCTTGATGCGACCGCGACAGGAGAGCTCACCCTCGAAACTGCACTGCGCCGGGCCCTGGAACATGAAGAACTTATTTTACATTATCAGCCGCAGGTCAGTTTCGCCACCGGAAAGATTATCGGCATGGAAGCATTGGTCCGATGGAAACACCCGCAACGCGGCTTGATCCCCCCAGACAAATTCATCCCTCTGGCTGAGAAAACCGGACTGATTGTCCCCATGGGGAAATGGATTCTAAAAACCGCTTGCAATCAAGTCACCCAATGGCACGCACAGGGTTTTTCCTCGCTGCGCATCGCGGTCAATCTTTCGGCCCGGCAATTCCAGGAACCTGAATTGGTCGAAGCGGTGCTTGAAATCTGCAAGCAAACCAAACTTGACCCGAAGTTTCTCGAACTGGAAATCACAGAAAGTATCTTTATGAATGATCTTAACATCACCAATATGATTTTACAGTGGCTCAGTAAAAAAGGGATCACCATTGCGATTGATGATTTCGGCACCGGCTATTCATCATTGACCTATTTAAAACAACTTCCCATCCATACATTGAAAATCGATCGGTCTTTTGTCAAAGACTGCCTGACCAATGCCGATGACGCCGCGCTCGTCACCACCATTACCTCCATTGCCAAAAACCTTCATATGAAAATCACCGCCGAAGGTGTCGAGGAAGAACCCCAGCTTACTTTCCTGCGTGATTTGGGATGCCATGATTTCCAGGGCTACTTTTTTTCCAAACCCCTGCCCGCGCAGGAATTCACCACCCTGTTGCTGGAAGGACGCTCCTTGTATGGCTCTCTTTTTTAGCCCCAACTTTTGCATACCAAGGTTGGCTTTATGACCTCCTCCGAAAAAACCGAAAGAATCTCCAAACTAATGGCTGCGCGTGGTTTGTGTTCACGCCGCGAAGCGGATGCCTTTATTCAAAAGGGCTGGGTCTTTGTCGACAATGTTAAAATCACTGTATTGGGAACCAAAATCTCACCCTGCCAAACCATAACGCTTTCCCCGGCAGCCCAAGCACACAGCCAACAGCTGATGACGATCCTCTTGAATAAACCGATTGAATTTGTCTCCGGCCAACCTGAAAAAGGTTACAAACATGCGCTCTCCCTGATCACGCCGGACCGCTGTCATCATCCGCTAACAAATATCAATACCAGCTCCTTCCCCATCAAAAACCTCGCACCGGCCGGCCGGCTGGACATCGACTCCCAAGGACTGCTGGTTTATACCCAAGACGGCAGAATCGCCCGGCAATTGATCGGTGCCGACTCACCCATTGAAAAAGAGTACCTGGTCCGTGTCACCGGCATCATCACACCCGGAATCTTAAACCGCCTGCGTCACGGACTTTCCCTGGATGGCAAAAAACTTAAACCGGCGGTCATTACCCAGCGCCATGCGAATCTGCTGCAATTTATTCTTCATGAAGGACGAAAACGCCAAATACGGCGGATGTGTGAAAAAATTGATCTACAAGTTACCGGACTCAAACGTGTCAGAATTGGCAGGATTGTGTTAGGCGGGTTGCCTGTGGGCAAATGGCGGCAATTGGCCCCGCACGAACGTTTTTGACCCTCAGGGCGCTACTTTAATATCCAAAACATCGCTCATCTCAGTTTCCTGACCCTCACGATCCAAAGCAGTTAACGCATACCGCCAAAGACCCGGCTTTAAATCACGCATATAGAGATGCGTTTTTTTTGTAGAGCGTTTATTTATTTTTTTAAATTTTCCGTTTTTCCCGCGCGCCTGATAGAGATGATACCGCCGCCACAACATCCCATCCACCCAAAAAATAATCAGACCCTGCTTGGTCTTTTGATACCGTGGTTTGTCAGGCACAACATTTATATCCACGAAAAGTTTATTCATTTGATTGAGTCCCGCTTGCACATTGTTCAATCGAATGTAACTCTCATCCAATTGCAGGATCAATTTTTGTTCTTCATCCTTTGCCAGAGCCAACTGCGCTTTCAATGCAACAATCTCTTTTTTATACGCATTATTTGCATCATACCAGCGATAGGTGAACCACCCGCCCAAACCCGCACCGACGAGCATCCCCAAAAGAACGACACTGCCAATCAGCCACACCGGATGCCGGCGCTTTTTTTCCGGCATGACCCGACGGTTCCCGGTTTTCTGAAGCGGCACAGTCGGCGGACTCCCGACAGTTGCACTTGGCGTGATTTTCTGCTTCGTTTCCGCCAGAATCGGCTGAACCGGGGCGGATGCAGCGGGACTCGTTTTTGAACTTAAAGGCCGGGCTTCTCTGTTTACCGTCGATTGCGATACCGTTACCTCCGGACGATGGTTGGGATGCCTATCCTGATGGGGTTGCTGTCTTTCGGGCAATGGATTGGTTTGGCCGGGGGACGGCGAAGACGGCGCGGTAGGTGTTTCAGGTCCCGCTTCCGGCACTGCCGGTGTTATGCTTTTTTGAATTTTGGGTAATTCTGCCAAGTTTTGTTTTTCAGTGTTTTTCACCGACAAACCCATCCCCCCAAAAGCTTGTTCAACTTTTTCCGGAATGACGGCATCAGGTTCTTTCTGCGCACTCCCGGGAACCGGTTGTTTTCCAAAAACCGGCGCCGCAGCTCCGGATGCGCCGGCCGGCTGTTTCGCTGCATCGCTCCCCGGGTCCCTTTGTTTGGAAACACCGGCCTCCGCAGCATCTACAGCCTTTTTCCTTTGATCTCCGGCATAATGCTGATTTTCTTCATGCAGTGTGTGTGACATGGCGGAAATTTTTTGTAACATACTGGAAATTTTTCCCGGTTGGTCATCCATGGGTGTGCCCGGTTTTTGTCCTGCGATGGCACTCTCAAAATCATTGGATTTCCCAACTTGTTTTTCCGGTACAGGTATTGATTTTTTTTCATCCGCCGTCTGGTTCTGAAACAGAGAAACCTGTATTTTTCTTTTGGCAACGCCATCAGCAGCATTTTTTCCATTGGGCGGCGATTTTCGTATGGTGACCTTGATTTCAGACACCGGCTTCCGTTCCGCAGGGGATTTTGACCGCGCTGATATGCTGTTGCCAACCGGTACGCGCGGCACACTTTTTTTATCACCCGCGCCTATATTTTTTATCGGCTTTTTCCCATTCGGCAAAGCCTGTTTGTCTGGTTTTTCCGGTTCTTTTCGCATAATACTTTTCTAACCTTTCCGAAATTATGAGGGTTCTTTTAATCCCGCTCCGAAGCATACGCCGGGTAATCCGGGAATAAATGCGTTTTGACGCTTCGCGGGATGTCGCCTGCCAAACCGGCGTGTGACGCAAGGTCAAAAGGAATGCCACGGGCTTGCCCCAACCAAAAAAATCATGGAAACAGGGAACTTCCTTTGGTTGCCCGTTACGTTCCATCTTACGCGATCCGGGGCAATAAACAAAATATAAAATAGCGGCAAAACGATTCCTGCCCGCGCAACGGTGGTTACGCAACCATCAGCTGATTATCCTTTAAAAGCTGACAAACCTCATTCCAATTACCCTGACGGATCCAATGAATCGCGCTCCCCTTTTTTTCCATGCGTCGGAACCAGGTTTCCTGACGCTTGGCAAATTTACAGATTGCCCGGCCTAATTGTTCCTGCAACATCTCACGGGAAGAAATAGTTCCCCGCAAATAATCGGAACAATACCGGTATTCCAGACCCAAACCGCGCAGCCGTTCCCATGAAATCCCATTTTGCTGAAGCTCCGCCACCTCTTCCAGCATGCCTGCTTCCATGCGTACCTGTAAACGCTTATAAATCCGTTCCCGAAGTAAGGTACGCTCCCACTGCACTCCGATGACCAAGGCCCGTATGGCCGGGCCTGCCTGCGATGTCATCTCCCGGTTGGATTCCGAAATTTCAATCGCACGAATCAAGCGTGCGCGCGTGGTAAAATCGGTGGTATTGTGCAGGTGTTTGTTAATTTTTTTTAAACGCGCTGTCAATTCATGTATCGATAATTTTCCCAACATCTCCCGCAGCTCGGGGTTTTCCCCGACTTCCGCCAAGGCATACCCGCGAAGCACGGATTCCAGATACAACCCTGTCCCGCCGGTCAACACCGGCATGACCCCTCTTTGGCGACAATCAGAAAAAACCGAATGGAAGGCTTGTTGGAAATGAAAAACACTAAATTCCGTTTCCAGCCCCACATGATTAATTAAATGACAGGGAATTGTCTTGCCGGACAGCCGGTATTCCTCCAAATCCTTACCCGCGCCAATATCCAACCCTCGATAAATCTGACGCGAATCTGCAGAAATAATTTCACCCTGAACGTGCCATGCAATCCGCGCACCCAAACGCGTCTTGCCGGAAGCCGTGGGTCCTAAAACAACAATTAAATTTTTTCCTTCACCCGAAACCATCATTTCCCTTCGTCATCAGCGGCGCAGATAGCGCAGTTGTTCAATATACCGCGCAATCGTTTCCCGAGGTGCAACGGCCTGCACATCTAAAAGCAAGCCAATTGCATCCGCATAGTTCTCCCGTTCAACCTCGATCCGGGCCTGCTTGGTCAGCGCTTCCACCCGGACCTGCGAAATCCTGCTTGCTCTGGCATACAGCGCCAGTGCCCGATCGAGTGACCGGCTCTCCGCATAAA belongs to bacterium and includes:
- a CDS encoding CrcB family protein yields the protein MIMKLLLVALAGGLGTLSRYGLSGIVQRSSSGSFPWGTLVVNITGCLMFGVVWAIVENRFQISSDIRTIVLVGFMGAFTTFSTFVFETQALLQDSEWLLAATNMLAQNISGVLFLIAGLMIGKLV
- a CDS encoding EAL domain-containing protein yields the protein MAYLPKNNATKLKTASKLKAVDKRMPLKKSKQNQPDFINFFKTFLKNTHPDSYAGLLTEILTLSRMAIIITDKKGTIKFVNDQFSQSCHAKTQTFLGKSITLLDRRLKSGTFFKQLLKQFQQGFETPQSLSFSSGLCRTFGNHATITPLAGSRGKPRYFSITFKDNSGQKRSEKLISYMTNYDALTDLPNRSLFNQRLTLAVTAACKNRHQLAVILLGLDRFKVINNTLGHSVGDQLIQDVGKRLLKNLDPKDTLARMGGDEFLLLFPEVLSYQETSRKAHRILALFSKSFQFENQEIFIKASMGISLFPEDGTGHQLLLKNADAALNEAKRSGRNLFKFYTAKLDATATGELTLETALRRALEHEELILHYQPQVSFATGKIIGMEALVRWKHPQRGLIPPDKFIPLAEKTGLIVPMGKWILKTACNQVTQWHAQGFSSLRIAVNLSARQFQEPELVEAVLEICKQTKLDPKFLELEITESIFMNDLNITNMILQWLSKKGITIAIDDFGTGYSSLTYLKQLPIHTLKIDRSFVKDCLTNADDAALVTTITSIAKNLHMKITAEGVEEEPQLTFLRDLGCHDFQGYFFSKPLPAQEFTTLLLEGRSLYGSLF
- a CDS encoding rRNA pseudouridine synthase; protein product: MTSSEKTERISKLMAARGLCSRREADAFIQKGWVFVDNVKITVLGTKISPCQTITLSPAAQAHSQQLMTILLNKPIEFVSGQPEKGYKHALSLITPDRCHHPLTNINTSSFPIKNLAPAGRLDIDSQGLLVYTQDGRIARQLIGADSPIEKEYLVRVTGIITPGILNRLRHGLSLDGKKLKPAVITQRHANLLQFILHEGRKRQIRRMCEKIDLQVTGLKRVRIGRIVLGGLPVGKWRQLAPHERF
- the miaA gene encoding tRNA (adenosine(37)-N6)-dimethylallyltransferase MiaA, which codes for MVSGEGKNLIVVLGPTASGKTRLGARIAWHVQGEIISADSRQIYRGLDIGAGKDLEEYRLSGKTIPCHLINHVGLETEFSVFHFQQAFHSVFSDCRQRGVMPVLTGGTGLYLESVLRGYALAEVGENPELREMLGKLSIHELTARLKKINKHLHNTTDFTTRARLIRAIEISESNREMTSQAGPAIRALVIGVQWERTLLRERIYKRLQVRMEAGMLEEVAELQQNGISWERLRGLGLEYRYCSDYLRGTISSREMLQEQLGRAICKFAKRQETWFRRMEKKGSAIHWIRQGNWNEVCQLLKDNQLMVA